One stretch of Thermanaerosceptrum fracticalcis DNA includes these proteins:
- the atpA gene encoding F0F1 ATP synthase subunit alpha, giving the protein MSIRPEEISSILKQQIENYQSEVEVSNIGTVIQVADGVARIHGLSQAMAGEMLEFPGGVYGMALNLEEDNIGCVILGPFAQIKEGDQVKRTGRIVQVPVGEALIGRVVNALGQPIDGKGPIKTDKFRPVESPAPGVVFRKSVHEPLQTGLKAIDSMVPIGRGQRELIIGDRQTGKTAVAVDTIINQKGQNVICIYVAIGQKASTVAGVVQRLEQAGAMDYSIVVAATASEPAPLLYIAPYAGCAMGEEFMYNGKHVLIIYDDLSKQAAAYRELSLLLRRPPGREAYPGDVFYLHSRLLERAAKLSDEMGGGSMTALPVIETQAGDVSAYIPTNVISITDGQIFLESDLFYAGFRPAINVGISVSRVGGAAQIKAMKQVAGRLRIDLAQYRELAAFAQFGSDLDKATQARLNRGQKTMEILKQGQYQPMPVEEQVVVIYTAVNGYLDDIAVEEVKAFEDGFLKFMRSTNHKQVLTGIRDGKVLTPELEKQLKAAIEEYKGSFRA; this is encoded by the coding sequence ATGAGCATTAGACCTGAAGAAATCAGCTCTATCTTGAAGCAGCAGATAGAAAATTATCAAAGTGAAGTAGAGGTCTCCAACATCGGAACCGTTATTCAGGTTGCTGACGGTGTAGCCCGTATCCACGGTTTAAGCCAGGCCATGGCCGGGGAAATGTTAGAGTTTCCCGGCGGCGTTTATGGTATGGCCTTAAACCTTGAAGAAGATAACATCGGTTGTGTTATTTTAGGTCCTTTTGCCCAGATTAAAGAAGGGGACCAGGTAAAGCGTACAGGACGGATTGTACAGGTTCCTGTAGGCGAAGCCCTCATCGGTCGCGTTGTGAACGCCCTGGGGCAGCCCATCGACGGCAAAGGACCCATTAAGACCGATAAATTCAGACCTGTGGAATCCCCCGCACCCGGTGTCGTTTTCCGGAAATCCGTCCATGAACCCCTGCAGACCGGTCTGAAGGCCATCGACTCCATGGTGCCCATCGGCCGGGGACAGCGGGAATTGATCATTGGCGACCGCCAGACAGGAAAAACGGCAGTAGCCGTGGACACCATTATCAACCAGAAGGGACAAAACGTTATTTGTATCTACGTGGCTATTGGCCAAAAAGCCTCCACCGTAGCCGGTGTAGTGCAAAGATTAGAACAGGCAGGGGCTATGGATTACTCCATCGTGGTAGCAGCTACCGCCAGTGAACCTGCTCCCCTGCTGTATATCGCCCCTTATGCCGGCTGTGCCATGGGCGAGGAGTTCATGTACAACGGCAAACACGTCCTGATTATTTACGATGACCTCTCCAAGCAGGCTGCCGCTTACCGGGAACTCTCCCTCTTGTTAAGACGTCCTCCCGGCCGTGAAGCCTATCCCGGGGACGTGTTCTACCTCCATTCCCGTTTACTGGAGCGTGCCGCCAAACTCAGTGATGAAATGGGCGGCGGGTCGATGACAGCCCTGCCCGTCATTGAGACCCAGGCCGGTGACGTGTCGGCCTATATTCCCACCAACGTTATTTCTATCACCGACGGCCAGATTTTCCTGGAGTCCGACCTTTTCTACGCCGGTTTCCGTCCTGCCATTAACGTAGGTATTTCCGTATCCCGGGTAGGGGGCGCGGCTCAGATCAAGGCCATGAAACAGGTGGCCGGACGCCTGCGTATTGATCTTGCCCAGTACCGGGAACTGGCAGCCTTTGCCCAGTTCGGTTCCGACCTGGATAAAGCCACCCAGGCCCGCCTCAACCGGGGACAGAAGACCATGGAGATCTTGAAGCAGGGCCAGTACCAGCCCATGCCCGTAGAAGAACAAGTAGTTGTGATCTACACAGCCGTTAACGGCTACTTGGATGACATTGCCGTGGAAGAAGTTAAGGCCTTTGAAGATGGTTTCCTTAAATTCATGCGGTCTACCAACCACAAGCAGGTATTGACCGGAATCAGGGACGGCAAGGTCTTAACCCCTGAGCTGGAAAAGCAGTTGAAGGCAGCCATTGAGGAATACAAGGGGTCGTTCAGAGCTTAG